In the genome of Hydractinia symbiolongicarpus strain clone_291-10 chromosome 5, HSymV2.1, whole genome shotgun sequence, one region contains:
- the LOC130644933 gene encoding uncharacterized protein LOC130644933 isoform X2 — MNFTRKGELIQHMTIFKVKRNVGFEPRINEMQLALPLNSNPMSSEGQSHQTTFFKWTLSKMKTYILFALIFFSVTFIYYHFSLKTHAPYDDAEVIHNCDYYQKRMYGLVLLTQLVHDAFEKHGIPHFLLYGSLWGPLRGFNGPLPWDYDVDFATMYEINIDEKVKSAMKDLQKVGVKSRARPVSGSYVFKLATNEVGPQLDLFVFTKSWFGLARRVGLETYVFALHYYLHHSFPYKFAHGELPKVSFAGRTFQQPKGGIEIMKYLYRYNWNEVRMPKHFNCTIKYE; from the exons ATGAATTTCACTCGTAAAGGCGAACTCATTCAACATATGACGATTTTCAAAGTTAAACGAAATGTCGGATTCGAACCGAGAATCAACGAAATGCAGTTAGCGCTGCCGCTTAATTCAAATCCG ATGAGCAGTGAAGGTCAATCGCATCAAACTACCTTCTTCAAATGGACGTTGTCGAAGATGAAAACATACATTTTATTCGCTCTTATATTTTTCTCCGTCACTTTTATTTATTATCACTTTTCATTAAAGACGCATGCGCCATACGACGATGCAGAAGTTATCCATAATTGTGACTATTATCAAAAAAGAATGTATGGTTTAGTCTTACTTACCCAGCTCGTACATGACGCCTTCGAAAAGCATGGGATACCGCACTTTCTGCTCTATGGTTCCTTATGGGGTCCCTTACGTGGATTCAATGGTCCGTTGCCTTGGGATTATGACGTCGACTTTGCAACGATGTATGAAATTAACATAGACGAAAAGGTGAAATCTGCCATGAAAGATTTACAAAAAGTAGGTGTTAAGTCCAGAGCTCGTCCTGTTTCTGGCTCATACGTATTCAAATTAGCCACCAATGAAGTTGGACCGCAATTAGACTTGTTTGTATTTACTAAAAGTTGGTTTGGGTTAGCAAGGCGCGTAGGCTTAGAGACTTATGTTTTTGCATTACATTATTACTTACATCATTCTTTTCCTTACAAGTTTGCGCATGGCGAACTACCTAAAGTTTCTTTTGCCGGAAGAACTTTTCAACAACCAAAAGGAGGTATTGAAATTATGAAATATTTATATCGATATAACTGGAATGAAGTTCGAATGCCCAAACATTTTAATTGCACCATTAAATACGAATGA